In Capsicum annuum cultivar UCD-10X-F1 chromosome 11, UCD10Xv1.1, whole genome shotgun sequence, one genomic interval encodes:
- the LOC107848405 gene encoding protein DA1-related 2-like isoform X2 — MYSSQPSPHERRKSRFKKWLSKLFKAGSANNGGLGEGNMVRPPFKKNEDDHYWAGREKGELDQSIASSLAKDSQRPNGQKKPGTENDEDLARSLHDNLNPSKEPPYPPPYAPSCAPWDYNARGCRKCGGCQRDIGSGNYLGCMGTFFHPECFLCHACGFPITEFEFSLSGNNSYHKSCFKELTHPKCEVCRQFIPTNGAGLIEYRCHPFWSQKYCPSHENDGTKRCCSCERIESHNTRYVSLGDGRSLCLECMESAILDTGDCQQLYHSIRDFYEGMNMAIDQQIPMLLVERQALNEAIEGEKHGFHHMPETRGLCISEEQTVTGILKRQRMAVRGLVGIRTQPQKLTRKCEVTAILVIYGLPRLLTGAILAHELMHAWLRLKGFRNLNPEVEEGICQVLSQMWLESEVIPGSRNMPSTSTVSSSSTWSYSKKGGKSGVENKLGEFFLHQIAHDASPAYGAGFRAANAAVNKYGLRRTLDHIRLTGSFPL; from the exons GATGATCACTATTGGGCCGGTAGAGAAAAAGGGGAACTAGATCAATCAATTGCAAGCTCTCTCGCCAAAGATTCACAGAGACCAAATG GACAGAAGAAACCGGGGACTGAAAATGATGAGGACCTAGCACGATCGCTCCATGATAACCTAAACCCATCCAAAGAACCTCCATATCCTCCTCCATATGCTCCTTCATGTGCTCCTTGGGACTACAATGCCAGAGGTTGTAG AAAATGTGGTGGCTGCCAGAGGGATATCGGTTCCGGCAATTATTTGGGATGCATGGGAACTTTCTTCCATCCAGAGTGCTTTCTATGTCATGCCTGTGGTTTTCCAATTACAGAGTTTGAG TTTTCTTTGTCAGggaacaattcatatcataagTCATGCTTCAAGGAACTGACACATCCCAAATGTGAAGTGTGCCGCCAATTT ATCCCGACAAATGGAGCTGGATTGATAGAGTATAGATGCCACCCGTTTTGGTCCCAGAAATATTGTCCTTCTCACGAGAATGACGGCACTAAACGGTGTTGTAGTTGTGAACGTATCGAG TCACATAATACAAGATATGTATCACTTGGAGATGGTCGGAGCTTATGTCTAGAGTGCATGGAATCGGCCATCTTGGACACTGGAGACTGCCAACAACTTTACCATTCCATTAGAGACTTTTATGAAGGCATGAATATGGCAATAGATCAGCAAATTCCTATGCTACTTGTTGAAAGACAAGCCCTTAATGAAGCTATTGAAGGGGAGAAACAT GGTTTCCATCATATGCCTGAAACCAGAGGTCTATGCATATCGGAAGAGCAGACAGTGACCGGT ATACTCAAGAGGCAAAGAATGGCTGTTCGTGGACTAGTAGGAATCAGAACACAGCCTCAGAAGCTCACTAGAAAATGTGAAGTTACAGCTATCCTTGTCATATATGGGCTTCCTAG ATTACTTACTGGTGCTATTCTTGCTCACGAACTGATGCATGCATGGTTACGTCTAAAAG GGTTCCGTAATCTTAACCCTGAGGTGGAAGAAGGAATATGCCAAGTGCTTTCACAGATGTGGCTTGAATCAGAAGTGATACCTGGATCCAGAAATATGCCATCCACATCCACTGTTTCATCCTCTTCGACATGGTCATATTCCAAGAAAGGTGGAAAGTCAGGAGTGGAGAATAAGTTGGGTGAGTTTTTCTTGCATCAGATCGCCCACGATGCTTCTCCAGCATATGGTGCAGGATTTAGAGCTGCTAATGCAGCCGTGAATAAGTATGGTTTGCGACGTACGTTGGATCACATTCGGTTGACAGGAAGTTTTCCTTTATGA
- the LOC107847212 gene encoding defensin D1-like: protein MAKYTTILALLFCICLVAATEIQMAEGTYCWKKSDKWNGPCQYSYKCSHHCKHFYGAKYGICKKYKPWGHKYYWAKYACYCYSPCHY, encoded by the exons ATGGCAAAGTACACAACTATTCTCGCCCTCCTCTTTTGCATCTGCCTTGTTGCTGCAACTG AAATACAAATGGCAGAAGGCACATACTGCTGGAAAAAAAGTGACAAGTGGAATGGACCTTGTCAATACTCTTACAAATGTAGTCACCATTGCAAGCACTTTTATGGAGCTAAATATGGTATTTGTAAGAAGTACAAACCATGGGGCCACAAATATTACTGGGCAAAATATGCTTGCTACTGCTATTCACCTTGCCACTACTAA